GCTTTTATCTTTGAATTTAGGAATGATTTCTTTAGAAAGGGGTTCATCTAAACAACCGAACACGATATCAACCTTTCCGATAAAGTCTTCGTATGTAGAGAAAACCTCATACTCACGGTCGCGAAAATGTATGGTCGTTCCTTCGCTTCTCTCCGATGCAAAAAGAAACAACTCTCCTATCGGAAAGTTGCGCTGTTCTAATATCTTTAAAACTTCCTGCCCAACAAGGCCAGTCGCACCAAGAATCAAAACTTTTTTCATAAACAATATTATATCCATAAAAATTGTCCAGTCAAGTGCCGCACATTTAATTCTTCACAAATTACGGGGTCTCTTGCCCAACGATAATGCAACAAGCATTATTTTTAAAATTTTTACGAATAAAAGCTGAGAACCGAATTTAGATAGATTGAAAACCTCTGTCTTGACATAAAGAAATATATGGTTATAATTATAATGTTATGAGCCAGAGATTTACTATAATCATCCTGGGTCGCAATAATTTTTTAGGGAGCATCTCTGTCTCAGGGCGTCTTCTCATTTCAATTTTTATTTTTTTTGGTATAATTACGCTCAGTTCTATTATCCTTTTTATCCATAATACCAGAGTATCTATTTCTGAAATTAAACAGAATATTGCTGAAGAACAGCACAGAGACCTTTCAAAAAGAATTGAGGAACTGAAAAATCGCATTACCGCATTAAGAAGGGCTTTGAGTGACCAGATTACAATTGATAATAAACAGCGTAATTTTCTTCAACTTGCCTCAATACACCCTGATATCTGGTCAATGGGTATTGGTGGCAGTAATCTTCCCAAAAGGTCAACAAATCTTTCTATCTACAATGCAAAACTCATTGAAAGTTTATATGAATCTATTGATGTTTTAAAAGGTCAAGCCAAATTGAGAGAAAAGAGTATTTGCGAACTTGAAAATAAAATATCTCAGAATTTTGATCTCTGGCGTCATATTCCTTCAATAAATCCTGTTCCTGGGGCAGAGATCAGTTCGGGTTTTGGTTATCGGGTTGATCCATTTGAGAAAGATGTGCGTATGCATGAGGGTGTGGATTTTAGTGCATCGCGGGGAACCCCGGTATATGCCACGGGTGATGGGATTGTGGTTTTTGCTGACTGGAATATGGGTTATGGTTATGTCGTTGATATTGATCATGGCTATGGATTTGTAACGAGGTATGCCCATCTCTCAAAAATTTTGGTTAAAGAAGGTGAAACAGTAAAGAGGGGGCAGATTATTGCAAGAGTTGGAGGAACAGGGAGGGCAATCTGCCCTCATTTACATTATGAGGTCATTGTTGCCGGGATAAAAGTAAATCCGATAAATTATATAGATTTCAGAGATATAATTATTGATTGAAATAATTATTTTAATTTTTAAATTCAATAAGAACTCCTAATGAATAACATTGTTGGAATGATTCTCGCTGGTGGCAGGGTTGATGAACTGCTCACCCTCACTGAAAAGAGACCAAAGGCAGCGGTTCCGGTATTTGGAATTTATCGGTTTATTGATTTTGTTTTAAGCAATATGATGCATTCAAAGATTGATAATGTAGGCGTTTTGTCGCAATTCAGACCATACAGCCTTATGCGTCATATTGGCAATGGTGAACACTGGGATTATATAGGTAGGAAGCGAGGAATTAGGATGCTGCCACCGTATAAGGGACTTAAAGAATCAGATTGGTACCGGGGAACTGCAGATGCAGTATATCAAAATATCTCTTTTATTGAAGAATTCAACCCTGAACATGTGCTAATCGCCGCTGCGGACCATATCTATTCTATGGACTATAAAAAGGTCTTTGCCTTTCATAAAAAGAAGAGGGCAGATGTTACCGTTTGTTTTACAAAGATAAAAAATAGATATCCCTGGTTCGGTTATGGTATTATGGAGAAGGATGGTAGACTCATTGAATATAAAGAGAAACCAAAGGAGCCAATGTCTGATTGGGTATCAATGACAGTCTATATTTTCCGAAAGGATATACTCTTTGATTTATTGAAAGAAAATTCCCATGCTGATTCTCATGAGTTTGGTAAAGATATAATTGCCTATTTACCCGGGCGCTGTGCAATTTATGGATATAAGTTCTATGATTACTGGTTTTATGCACGAACGATTGATATGTATTATAAAACAAATATGACATTACTTGAAGGCAAAATTAAATTACATAAATGGCAGGTATGTACTAATCTTATAGAAGGTTGTGCACTGAAAGATCGTCTGCCCGCGCGCATAGAGGGCAGGGTACTGAATTCTTATATTAGTGATGGCTGTGTGGTAAAGGGAACGGTTATAAACTCAATAATTTCACCGGGAGTAGTAGTTGAAGAGAATGCCGAAGTTATTGATTCTATTATATTCCATAATAGTATTATAAAAAGTAATGCCCGATTAAAAAAAGTTATATGTGATAAATTTTGCGAAATTGGAAAAGATGTAGAGATTGGACTTTTTGGCGCAAATATTCCATCAAAAGAATACAGGGAATTGCTCAACACAGGTATTACGATAATAGGAAAGGGAGTTAAGATTGCCCCTGCGGTAAGAATTGGTGCAAATACTGTTATATATGCGGATAAAGATATAAAAGAAACACTAATTGAACCGGGAAGTACACTGCGATGAAAAAAGAACTTATTGCTTTAATCCTTGCCGGCGGCGTTGGTTCGCGTTTGAGCATACTTGCACGATTGCGTGCCAAACCTGCAATCCCCTTCGGTGGCATTTATAGAATAATTGATTTTACAATGAGCAGTGTCGCCAACTCTAACATTGATGTTGTTGGTGTTCTTACTCAGTATAAACCATTATCATTAATGGAGCATATTGACAACGGTAGGCCATGGGATCTATTTGGAAAGACGAGGTTGGTTGAGATTTTACCACCGAAGACCGGAGAGGAAGTATCCGATTGGTACAAGGGAACATCAGATGCAGTCTATCAAAATCTTGGCTTTATTGAAGATTTTTCTCCAGAGATGGTAATAATTCTCTCAGGTGACCATATATACTATATGGATTATAACGACATGAGAGACTACCATATGAGAAAAAAAGCAGATGTTACGATCAGTTTTATTCGCGTTCCTTTTGAGCAGGCACATCATTTTGGTATAGCGAGATTAGATAAAAATGGCAGGATAATTGAGTGGATGGAAAAACCTAAAAAACCAAAATCTAACCTTGCTTCAATGGGTATTTATATATTCAATACAAAAATATTAAAAAATGCCTTAATAGAATCTGCAGGGAAAGGGGGGGGTGATTTTGCAAAAGATGTTATCCCTTTGATATTAAAAAATAAACTAAGGGTCTTTGGTTACGAATTCAATGGTTATTGGCGTGATGTGGGAACCATTGATGCATACTGGAATTGTAATATGGATTTATTAAGAAAAGGTTCGGGATTGGATATAGAATACTGGAATATAAGAACCAATCTTTTTGTGCGAGGTGAAATTGGTGCCAAACCATCAGCCTATATTGGTAGATGCTCAAGTGTATCCAATTCTCTAATTTCTTCGGGTTGTTTAATTGAAGGTATCGTTGAAAATTCAATCCTGTCGCCGGGGGTAGTTATTGAAGAGGGTGCGAGGGTGATTGATTCGGTTATTTTTCATAATACAATTGTGAAAAAGAATGCGGTGGTAATAAAGGCAATAATTGATAAGAATGTAAAGATTGGTAGAAAAGCATTCATCGGTTACGGAGAATCTTTGCCTAACACAGCCCTGGGTATGAATTTATCGACCGGGATCTCTGTTATCGGCAAGAATGCGGTTATTCCTGAAGGAATAATTATTGGAAAAAATTGTATCATCTCATCTGGAATTGATTTAAGCAAATCCAAAATAAAAAAAATTAAATCCGGCTCAACATTGTGATATTCTTGTTTTATCATCAAAATCTAACTTATAATTTTTTACAAAAAGTTCTTCAAAATCATAGACATCTTTAAAATCTTCAATCTTATCTTCCTCAGTTTTACTTAATATCCCTTCGTTTACCATATTAAATACGATATTGCCGAAATCAATAGTTTTTTTGACACCCCAGTATTCAAATACCATTTTTGCCATAGGTCCAAATCTTTTTAACCCCAACTCTTTTATACCTTCAAGTAGCTGCCTTCCGGTGACATGTTTTTCAACTTTGAATTTCTCACGTGCGTAATACAAAGCTTCAAGCACAAATATATACGCCTCAATCTTATAGCGGGGGTCTTTTTCAATAATTTTATCAAAATGTGAATTTTTAGCCATTGATAAAAATATATATATATTTATAGCTCAGTCAAGGGCACAAAATCTACTACTATTGACAATCCATTTTATTTTTGTAATATCTTTATCGGGAACAAATATGAAATTAGGAATTGCGTTGGGTGGCGGTGGTGCCAAAGGGCTTGCCCATATTGGTGTGCTTGAAATGCTTGAGGAAAATAGAATAAGATTGAATTATGTTGCAGGGACATCAATTGGCGCAATGGTGGGCGCAATATATTGCTTACAAGGGAGTGCAAAAAATCTAAGAGAAATTACCAAAAGTATCGTTGAATCTGAAGAGTTTAAAAAACTTGAAATTGATAAATTTTATTCACGGGGTGCCAATAAATTTGAAACCTTTAAGAAAAAATTATTTGAGAAATATTATTACGGTACACTGTTCTTCAAAAAATCAATTCTTAAAATAGAGGCAACCGAAAAATTATTGAAGCGAATTTTTGCGGACAAGACATTTAGTGATTTGAAAATTCCTTTTGTTTGCAATAGTCTTGATATCAATTCAGGAAACGAAGTCATATTTACTACAGGTCCGCTTTACAGGGCGGTATGGGCAAGTTGTGCCATTCCCGGTGTTTTTCCTGCATTATACAACGATGATAAGATTCTAATTGATGGAGGAACGATAAATAATATTCCAATAGAACCGTTGAAAGAGATTGGTGCGAAGATTATTATTGCGGTGTATCTTGGTGATATTCCCAGGTTTGAAAAAGAACCCGACACCGGTTTTCTGATCACCCAGCGTGCCCTTTCTTTTATGAAATATCATCTTGATAAAAGAATTTTAAAACTTGCAGATTGTGTTATAAAACCAGAACTAAATGAACATCACTGGGCTGATTTTACTGCTCGTGAAGATTTGATTCAAAAAGGCAGAGAAGCAGTACTACAGAATATTGATAAGATAAAGGAAATCACAAGATTCTGGTATAGGTTAAGAAAGAGTTTTCTGCAAAAATAAAGTCTTTAAAAATAAAAAGGGGCTGATTTCCAGCCCCTTTTAAACCAGCGTCTCAACTCATTAACCGCCAACTGCTTTCTTCTGATATTCATTCCAGCGATTTTCAAGATTGGGATCAGCCATTGTTTCAAGAATGTAGTCACAGAATTCTCTACCTGTGGCACCAGTCGCCCTTCCGGTCATTATCAGTTTCTTTTCAAACTGTCCGCAGATATCAAGCGCCATCTCAAGCTTCCTGCCCAGTTCTACATAGCCAATGTGATTTAAAAGCATCGCGCCAGCACGAATTACACTGCTCGGGTCAGCGTACTGTGTTCTTCCTTCAGTAACCATCCTTGGTGCACTTCCATGGATTGCCTCAAACATTGCATAGCGTTTTCCAATATTGGCGCTTCCTGCTGTGCCTACACCACCCTGGAATTCTGCTGCCTCGTCGGTGAGAATATCACCATAGAGATTGGGCAACACGAGCACCTGGAATTCAGTCCGTCTTTTTGTATCAACAAGCTTTGCAGTCATAATATCAATGAACCAATCATCGGCATTAATTCCGGGATATTCCTTGGCAATCTCATAGAATGTTTTTAAGAATAATCCATCCGTTGTCTTTACAACATTTGCCTTTGTTACTGCGGTAACCCGCGTTTTATTATTTCTTTTCGCATGTTCAAATGCAAGCCTGATTATTCTGTCGCTTCCCGGCCTGGTTATCATTTTGAAATCTATTGCCAAATCGGGTGTTACCTCAATGCCAAATGGTCCGAGTGCATATACATCCTCGGTATTTTCCCTAAAGAATATCCAGTCAATACCCTGGGATGGAACACGCACTGGACGGACATTCGCAAAGAGGTCAAGTTCTTTTCTGATTGCAACATTAGCACTTTCAATATTGGGCCAGGGGTCGCCTTTCTTTGGAGTTGTTGTGGGTCCTTTAAGTAATACATGGCATTTTCTAATTTCTTCCAGAACTTCATCAGGGATTGCCTTCATAACTTCCGCACGGCGCTCAATTGTACATCCTTCAATCACCCTGAATTCAATCTTGCCTTTTTTTACTTCGTCTTTTAATAGATGCTCAAGCACGCGCTGTGCCTCACCTGTGATATAGGGACCTATGCCATCGCCACCAATCACTCCTATTATTATTGGTTTTACTTTTGAATAATCAATCCAGTCTTCTGCCTTTTTTATTGTTTGAACTCTTTTTAGTTGTTTTACCAATATCCCACCGAAGTGTTCCATTGCCTTTACAACGGAACGGGGATATTCTACTTTCTCAGCTTTTTTTACAGCCTTTTTCTTGACCGCTGGTTTCTTCTTTAATTTTTTTGTCTTTTTTGCCATATATAACTCCTTTTAATCTAATTTAAAATCTCCGTGTTTCTCAATGTGGGCTAATAGACCTCCATCATTGAGAATATTTATCATTGCCTTGGGTAGCGGATGGACCTTTAATTCAATATTTTTGGTTAGATTTTTAACCAACCCTTTTTGAAGATCTACTTCAAGTTCATCACCTGTATCAATCTTATCGGTATCACACTCAATAAGGGGCAGACCGATATTGATTGCATTCCTATAGAAGATACGTGCGAATGATTTTGCCAGCACCGCACTTACACCGGCAATCTTTATTATCGTTGGTGCATGTTCCCTTGAACTGCCTAGACCGAAGTTATTCCCAGCGACGACAAAATCTCCCTTGGACATTTTTTGAACAAACTGCGGGTCGGCATCCTCAAGGACATGTTTTGCAAGTTCTTCAAGATTGGACCTGAGATGGAAATACCGGCCCGGACAGATTAAGTCCGTTGATATATCATCACCGAATTTCCACGCCTTTCCCTTTAGAACCATTTATTCCTCCACTATCCTTTCTTCACGGTCTCCTTTACCCATTTTGTGGTAACAGATTTCGGTCTTTCAATCGCTTCACCAAGCGCTCTACTGACAATCAACTGGGCACACATACCCATTGCCCTTGATACACCAAAGAGCACTGTATAATACTCAAATTCTGTAAGTCCAAAATGGTAAAGAAGACATCCGGATGCCGCATCAACATTGGGCCAGGGGTCTTTTACCTTACCTTGCTCTTTCAAGACTTGAGGCACTACCTTGAATACCTTGGCAACAATCTGATAGAGCTCATCTTCTGGGCAGACCCTTGCACCAAACTCATGGAATGCATCAAATCTTGGGTCAGTAATTCTCAGTACTGCATGTCCATAACCAGGTATTACCTGTCCTGCATTAAGTGTATCCCAGGCAAATTGTCTTAAATCCTGATCACTCGGGACACCGCCGAATTTTTCCCTTACTTTTATAATCCAGGCAAGACATTCCTGGTTTGCAAGTCCATGGAGTGGACCGGCAAGTCCGTTTAAACCGGCAGATACTGCATAATATGGGTCTGATAAGGCAGAACCAACACAATGGCAGGTATGGGCACTGACATTTCCACTTTCATGGTCTGAATGCAAAACCATATAGAGTCTCATTAAATTCTTGAATTCACCGGTTGGATCTGGTATTCCCAGCATATGTGCATAATCACCTGCCCAATCAAGGTTAGGGTCAGAATCAATCAGGGGTCCTTTATTGAATCTCATCCGGTATATTCCCGCAGCGATTGCCGGTAGTTTGGCAATCAGATTCAATGAATCCTCAAGCGTCCATTCCCAGTATTCTTCTTTTTTCATTCCTTCGGTATATTTTTTTCGGAATAGAGAGTCCCTTTCCATCGCCAGTATCGCAAGGCTGAACATCGCCATAGGATGCGAATCTTTTGGCATTGCCTTCAGGACATCCCATACATAATCAGGTACTTTGGAGCGCCTCTTCAAATCTTTTTTCACTTCCTCGGTAGCCTCTTTGTCTGGAAGGTCACCAATGATAAGGAGATAAAGAACCTCTTCGGGTAGTTTATTTTTTAATTGTACGATTGGTATTTCCCGTATTATCAATCCCTTATCTGGCGGAACTTCGGATGTATCACATATCAATGCCTTTACGCCCCGCATTCCACCATAAGCCTGGCTTACTGTGACTTCAGATATGACCTTGTCACCGTACTCCTTTACCAAATTTTTTATTTCATCTCGCCATAAAGGAATCTTTTCTTTTAATTTTAATTTAATTATATCCATAAATTACTCCTTTCTTTTTGTTTTTTTCTTTTTTAAAATCTCTCTCGGGTCGCTGATAACCCCTTTGATTGCTGAATATGCAGCAGTTGCTGGTGATGATAGATAAATAAAACCTTCGGGATTACCCATTCTTCCTTTAAAATTACGGTTGGCAGTTGAAAGGCATACTTCACCATCTCCAAGAATACCTTCATGGACACCAACACAGGGTCCACAGCCAGGACCGAGGATTATTCCGCCTGCTCGGACAAATACATCCAGAAGGCCGAGTTTCATCGCTTCAAGGAATACCATTCTTGAGGCCGGAACGACGATCAACCTGACCCCAGGGGCAACCTTTTTGCCTTTCAAAATGCTCGCTGCAATCTTTAAATCCTCAATCCTTCCGTTTGTACAGGTGCCGATGAATACCTGATGAATCTTTGTTCCTTTTAATTCTTTAACCGGCTTGGTATTGTCAACTGTATGAGGACAGGCAACTTGTGGCTCAAGTTTACTGGCATCTATCTCAATAATCCGCTCGTATTTTGCATCTTTATCAGGTGCAAGTGGACGCCAATCCTTTAATCTCCCCATTCTTTTTAGATATTCACGGGTTATTTTATCAGAGGCGATTAGCCCAGTCTTTGCACCTGCTTCAACCGCCATATTGGATAATGTAAAGCGTGATTCCATAGACATATTATCTATTGTCTCACCACCAAATTCTAATGCCTTATAGGTAGCACCATCAGCTCCAATCATACCAATGAGATATAATATCAAATCCTTGGCACCGACCCCAGGCTGGAACTTGCCTTTAACTTCGATTCTGAATGTTTCAGGAACCTTGAACCATGTTCTACCCATTGCCATTCCAATCGCAACATCGGTTGACCCCATGCCTGTGGCAAAGGCACCCAGGGCGCCTGAGGTACAGGAATGGGAGTCTGCGCCAATAACAACATCACCGGGTTTGGCAAAAGATTCAACAAGCCTTTGATGTATAACACCATCACCCACTTCGGAGAGGATTGCGCCTGATTTGGCACAGAATTCACGCAATAACATATGGTCGTTGGATAGTTCCTTGCGCGGGGAAGGTGCAGCGTGGTCAATAAATACAATAGATTTTGGTGCACGGACTTTTTCAACTTTGAGTTTCTGGATCTGGCGCACTCCAAGCGGACCGGTCCCATCCTGGAACGCCGCCACATCTACCTTGGCGATTACAATCTGACCTGCATAGGCATCCTGACCGCTTTTTTCGGATAAAATCTTTTCAGCCAATGTTTTTCCCATTATTCAACCTCCCGATTTATAATAACATTGCCAGGATAATGAATCCGGGCTACTATTATAAAAAATGTTAGACAATTTTAATATAACTTGCTTTGTAATCCCAGAATGTAATTATATAAAAATTTTGTTCAGAGTCAAGAATGAAGTTAAAAAATATGGGGTAGCAATCATTTGCTACCCCATCAATGTTCACCAAGATTCCATTATTATTTTAGCATTATTGCCTTTTCCACGATTTTCTCATTGTCGGTCTCGAGTTGGACAAAATAGACACCCGCAGGTAGTTTACGACCTTCGTGGTCTTTTCCATTCCAGAGAATGAATGCGTTTTGACTGAGCTCGTTGTAAGTCCATTCTCTCACAAGCCTGCCTGTTGCGTCAAATATCTTGATTATTGCTGAAGACTGATTTTCTGGTACTACATAGTGTATGCGTAATTTCCCAGTAAATGGATTTTGGGAGAAAGTGAGTCGCGATATATCTGTTTTATTGCCAGACTCAGAGATTCCGACATAACTTGAAAGATTTCCGACTTCCCAATCAAGCAATGCGGGATTGTTCGGCGATTTTGTCAGACGATAGAAAAGCCCTTTTAATCTTATCGTGTTATATGTCACAGTGTCAGTCATCAGGTTCAATTTGACCGTATCAACCGCATTGTGGCTGAATTTTCCGGTTGAATTACCAGGAATGATGGAGTTAGGAACTAATTGCCAGGTAGAACCGGTGTAATATTCAACCTGAATACCTATGGAATCGCCACCTGTTGCCTTGCGCCAGATAATATCGCCCCAGCGTGAACGGGCATAGGTTTTTGAAAGCTCGGAATAGACGACTGGTGGGCTATATAGGACACCTGAATTGTTCTGGTAAGTGTAAGAATAGGAGAGAATCACATTATCGGTTCCGCATGCCCAGCCCCAGTGAGATGATGTGGTACTATCACTGAAGAACCACTCAAATTGGACCGAATCGCAAGGTAATTGGGAAGTTAGGTCTATGTCGGCAGTCCCGTTAACACTGGTGGTATATTCAGCAATATTTGTCCAGCTTGTCCAGGTGCCACCGGTTCTTTTGCGGAATTTTACACGGAGTTTTTCACCGGTCTCATAGACTCTAAATCCATATCCATAACGAATTCTTAAGTTTGCT
This is a stretch of genomic DNA from candidate division WOR-3 bacterium. It encodes these proteins:
- a CDS encoding M23 family metallopeptidase, whose amino-acid sequence is MSQRFTIIILGRNNFLGSISVSGRLLISIFIFFGIITLSSIILFIHNTRVSISEIKQNIAEEQHRDLSKRIEELKNRITALRRALSDQITIDNKQRNFLQLASIHPDIWSMGIGGSNLPKRSTNLSIYNAKLIESLYESIDVLKGQAKLREKSICELENKISQNFDLWRHIPSINPVPGAEISSGFGYRVDPFEKDVRMHEGVDFSASRGTPVYATGDGIVVFADWNMGYGYVVDIDHGYGFVTRYAHLSKILVKEGETVKRGQIIARVGGTGRAICPHLHYEVIVAGIKVNPINYIDFRDIIID
- a CDS encoding sugar phosphate nucleotidyltransferase; protein product: MNNIVGMILAGGRVDELLTLTEKRPKAAVPVFGIYRFIDFVLSNMMHSKIDNVGVLSQFRPYSLMRHIGNGEHWDYIGRKRGIRMLPPYKGLKESDWYRGTADAVYQNISFIEEFNPEHVLIAAADHIYSMDYKKVFAFHKKKRADVTVCFTKIKNRYPWFGYGIMEKDGRLIEYKEKPKEPMSDWVSMTVYIFRKDILFDLLKENSHADSHEFGKDIIAYLPGRCAIYGYKFYDYWFYARTIDMYYKTNMTLLEGKIKLHKWQVCTNLIEGCALKDRLPARIEGRVLNSYISDGCVVKGTVINSIISPGVVVEENAEVIDSIIFHNSIIKSNARLKKVICDKFCEIGKDVEIGLFGANIPSKEYRELLNTGITIIGKGVKIAPAVRIGANTVIYADKDIKETLIEPGSTLR
- a CDS encoding sugar phosphate nucleotidyltransferase is translated as MKKELIALILAGGVGSRLSILARLRAKPAIPFGGIYRIIDFTMSSVANSNIDVVGVLTQYKPLSLMEHIDNGRPWDLFGKTRLVEILPPKTGEEVSDWYKGTSDAVYQNLGFIEDFSPEMVIILSGDHIYYMDYNDMRDYHMRKKADVTISFIRVPFEQAHHFGIARLDKNGRIIEWMEKPKKPKSNLASMGIYIFNTKILKNALIESAGKGGGDFAKDVIPLILKNKLRVFGYEFNGYWRDVGTIDAYWNCNMDLLRKGSGLDIEYWNIRTNLFVRGEIGAKPSAYIGRCSSVSNSLISSGCLIEGIVENSILSPGVVIEEGARVIDSVIFHNTIVKKNAVVIKAIIDKNVKIGRKAFIGYGESLPNTALGMNLSTGISVIGKNAVIPEGIIIGKNCIISSGIDLSKSKIKKIKSGSTL
- a CDS encoding Minf_1886 family protein produces the protein MAKNSHFDKIIEKDPRYKIEAYIFVLEALYYAREKFKVEKHVTGRQLLEGIKELGLKRFGPMAKMVFEYWGVKKTIDFGNIVFNMVNEGILSKTEEDKIEDFKDVYDFEELFVKNYKLDFDDKTRISQC
- a CDS encoding patatin-like phospholipase family protein, producing MKLGIALGGGGAKGLAHIGVLEMLEENRIRLNYVAGTSIGAMVGAIYCLQGSAKNLREITKSIVESEEFKKLEIDKFYSRGANKFETFKKKLFEKYYYGTLFFKKSILKIEATEKLLKRIFADKTFSDLKIPFVCNSLDINSGNEVIFTTGPLYRAVWASCAIPGVFPALYNDDKILIDGGTINNIPIEPLKEIGAKIIIAVYLGDIPRFEKEPDTGFLITQRALSFMKYHLDKRILKLADCVIKPELNEHHWADFTAREDLIQKGREAVLQNIDKIKEITRFWYRLRKSFLQK
- a CDS encoding isocitrate/isopropylmalate family dehydrogenase, which produces MEHFGGILVKQLKRVQTIKKAEDWIDYSKVKPIIIGVIGGDGIGPYITGEAQRVLEHLLKDEVKKGKIEFRVIEGCTIERRAEVMKAIPDEVLEEIRKCHVLLKGPTTTPKKGDPWPNIESANVAIRKELDLFANVRPVRVPSQGIDWIFFRENTEDVYALGPFGIEVTPDLAIDFKMITRPGSDRIIRLAFEHAKRNNKTRVTAVTKANVVKTTDGLFLKTFYEIAKEYPGINADDWFIDIMTAKLVDTKRRTEFQVLVLPNLYGDILTDEAAEFQGGVGTAGSANIGKRYAMFEAIHGSAPRMVTEGRTQYADPSSVIRAGAMLLNHIGYVELGRKLEMALDICGQFEKKLIMTGRATGATGREFCDYILETMADPNLENRWNEYQKKAVGG
- a CDS encoding 3-isopropylmalate dehydratase small subunit, whose translation is MVLKGKAWKFGDDISTDLICPGRYFHLRSNLEELAKHVLEDADPQFVQKMSKGDFVVAGNNFGLGSSREHAPTIIKIAGVSAVLAKSFARIFYRNAINIGLPLIECDTDKIDTGDELEVDLQKGLVKNLTKNIELKVHPLPKAMINILNDGGLLAHIEKHGDFKLD
- a CDS encoding citrate (Si)-synthase, yielding MDIIKLKLKEKIPLWRDEIKNLVKEYGDKVISEVTVSQAYGGMRGVKALICDTSEVPPDKGLIIREIPIVQLKNKLPEEVLYLLIIGDLPDKEATEEVKKDLKRRSKVPDYVWDVLKAMPKDSHPMAMFSLAILAMERDSLFRKKYTEGMKKEEYWEWTLEDSLNLIAKLPAIAAGIYRMRFNKGPLIDSDPNLDWAGDYAHMLGIPDPTGEFKNLMRLYMVLHSDHESGNVSAHTCHCVGSALSDPYYAVSAGLNGLAGPLHGLANQECLAWIIKVREKFGGVPSDQDLRQFAWDTLNAGQVIPGYGHAVLRITDPRFDAFHEFGARVCPEDELYQIVAKVFKVVPQVLKEQGKVKDPWPNVDAASGCLLYHFGLTEFEYYTVLFGVSRAMGMCAQLIVSRALGEAIERPKSVTTKWVKETVKKG
- a CDS encoding 3-isopropylmalate dehydratase large subunit; this translates as MGKTLAEKILSEKSGQDAYAGQIVIAKVDVAAFQDGTGPLGVRQIQKLKVEKVRAPKSIVFIDHAAPSPRKELSNDHMLLREFCAKSGAILSEVGDGVIHQRLVESFAKPGDVVIGADSHSCTSGALGAFATGMGSTDVAIGMAMGRTWFKVPETFRIEVKGKFQPGVGAKDLILYLIGMIGADGATYKALEFGGETIDNMSMESRFTLSNMAVEAGAKTGLIASDKITREYLKRMGRLKDWRPLAPDKDAKYERIIEIDASKLEPQVACPHTVDNTKPVKELKGTKIHQVFIGTCTNGRIEDLKIAASILKGKKVAPGVRLIVVPASRMVFLEAMKLGLLDVFVRAGGIILGPGCGPCVGVHEGILGDGEVCLSTANRNFKGRMGNPEGFIYLSSPATAAYSAIKGVISDPREILKKKKTKRKE